Proteins from a genomic interval of uncultured Fibrobacter sp.:
- the carA gene encoding glutamine-hydrolyzing carbamoyl-phosphate synthase small subunit, translating to MTDKFNWKAKREKKAFLALADGAVFHGYAFGEATDTVGEAVFNTGMAGYKQILTDPSYAGQFVVFTTAEVGAYAANLEKSESRDVFLNGIVVNSLDDVSKEIGEESLHDYMLAHKKPGIAGVDTRALTIHLRDHGAQKAYLHVDGTEMSEADAIAKAKAWEGLDGQDYASKVSDPKGYEFSTEGDLNVVALDFGIKTNILRNLAEQNMKVTVLPINASYEQIMAKNPDGVFLSNGPADPNSLPQVAALVKQLLGKVPLMGICLGNQLLGLALGAKVSKLKFGHHGCNHPVKNLKTGAVEITSQNHNYAIEEASLPTNVEVTHINLNDNTVEGIRHKELPAFSVQYHPESAPGPNDSYYLFGEFRQMILDFKGAK from the coding sequence ATGACTGACAAGTTCAACTGGAAAGCGAAACGCGAAAAGAAGGCGTTTCTGGCATTGGCGGATGGCGCCGTGTTCCACGGGTATGCCTTTGGAGAGGCTACCGATACCGTCGGCGAAGCGGTGTTCAACACCGGCATGGCGGGCTACAAGCAGATTTTGACGGACCCCTCCTATGCGGGCCAGTTCGTGGTATTCACCACGGCCGAAGTGGGTGCCTACGCGGCGAACCTCGAAAAGTCCGAATCGCGCGACGTGTTCCTGAACGGCATCGTCGTGAACTCGCTGGATGACGTGAGCAAGGAAATTGGCGAAGAAAGCCTGCACGACTATATGCTCGCCCACAAGAAGCCTGGCATCGCAGGAGTCGACACTCGCGCACTCACCATCCATCTGCGTGACCACGGCGCCCAGAAGGCCTACCTCCACGTAGACGGCACCGAAATGAGCGAAGCCGACGCGATTGCAAAGGCAAAGGCCTGGGAAGGCCTCGACGGCCAGGATTACGCAAGCAAGGTCAGCGACCCGAAGGGTTACGAGTTCAGCACCGAAGGCGACCTGAACGTTGTCGCGCTCGATTTCGGTATCAAGACAAATATTTTGAGGAACCTCGCCGAACAGAACATGAAGGTGACTGTGCTTCCGATCAACGCCTCCTACGAACAAATTATGGCGAAGAATCCGGACGGCGTATTCCTCTCGAACGGCCCTGCCGACCCGAACAGCCTCCCGCAGGTGGCAGCACTTGTAAAGCAGCTTTTGGGCAAGGTACCGCTGATGGGCATCTGCCTCGGTAACCAGCTCCTGGGCCTTGCGCTCGGTGCAAAGGTTTCCAAGCTCAAGTTCGGTCACCACGGTTGCAACCACCCGGTCAAGAACCTCAAGACCGGCGCCGTGGAAATCACGAGCCAGAACCATAACTACGCTATCGAAGAAGCTTCGCTCCCCACGAACGTAGAAGTCACGCACATCAACCTGAACGACAACACCGTTGAGGGCATTCGCCACAAGGAACTCCCCGCGTTCAGCGTGCAGTACCACCCGGAATCCGCTCCAGGTCCGAACGATTCCTACTACCTGTTCGGCGAATTCAGACAAATGATTCTCGACTTCAAGGGAGCAAAATAA
- a CDS encoding glutamine synthetase III — MSNEYRLKAIKEIASENAGANLPAAPANIDFYGEDVFNAEAMRAYLPKDICKKLFATIDDGAPLDPSIAGEVAHAMKKWAIDRGATHFTHWFQPLTGSTAEKHDSFLEPEDGKAILAFSGKNLIVGEPDASSFPSGGLRSTFEARGYTAWDPTSPAFIKRHGNGATLCIPTAFCSYTGEALDKKTPLLRSIQALQKSADRLMGLFGVAQQKVTVTLGAEQEYFLIDKRFYLQRPDLYQAGRTLFGAAPAKHQQMEDHYFGSIPARIINFMNDVEKELWKLGIPAKTRHNEVAPAQFELAPMFEEVNLACDHNMQIMEVLRQVADRHGLVCLLHEKPFAGINGSGKHNNWSVNYGKTNLLNPGKDPHQNAIFLTTLCAVIYAVDTHADLLRMAVASAGNDHRLGANEAPPAIISMYLGDQLADVIDQLEKGDPKSSKQAGALKLGSDTLPPLPRDATDRNRTSPFAFTGNKFEFRAPGSSQSCSEPNVILNTIVAEAFDLIADKLANVSADKFHEELQNLLQKIVKEHKRVIFNGNGYTDEWVEEAAKRGLPNIRTTMEALQALNKKENVALFEKYGVFNKRELDSRYEVNMEDYHKKIHIEGKIAFDIAKNVVLPQVLCAYSNALKTNELAKGQGFYAVDGYARELGEKLKELEAAVAQMETALGEKHEVILDAMANLRIIVDKIESIVPDEKWPLPKYREMLFIY; from the coding sequence ATGAGCAACGAATACAGATTAAAAGCTATCAAGGAAATCGCCAGCGAAAACGCCGGCGCAAACCTCCCCGCAGCACCCGCAAACATCGACTTCTACGGCGAAGACGTCTTCAACGCCGAGGCCATGCGCGCATATCTTCCGAAAGACATTTGCAAGAAGCTTTTCGCTACCATCGACGACGGCGCACCGCTTGACCCGAGCATCGCAGGCGAAGTCGCCCACGCCATGAAGAAATGGGCTATCGACCGCGGCGCCACCCACTTTACTCACTGGTTCCAGCCCCTTACCGGTTCTACCGCCGAAAAGCACGACTCCTTCCTTGAACCCGAAGACGGCAAGGCCATTCTCGCCTTCAGCGGCAAGAACCTGATCGTCGGCGAACCGGACGCCTCTTCTTTCCCGAGCGGCGGCCTCCGTTCTACTTTCGAAGCCCGTGGCTACACCGCCTGGGACCCGACCTCTCCGGCATTCATCAAGCGTCACGGCAACGGTGCAACGCTCTGCATCCCGACCGCTTTCTGTAGCTACACTGGCGAAGCCTTGGACAAGAAGACTCCGCTCCTCCGCTCTATTCAGGCCCTGCAGAAGTCCGCCGACCGCCTTATGGGTCTCTTCGGCGTTGCCCAGCAGAAGGTCACCGTCACTCTCGGTGCCGAACAGGAATACTTCCTGATTGACAAGCGTTTCTACCTGCAGCGTCCGGACCTGTACCAGGCAGGCCGCACCTTGTTCGGTGCAGCACCTGCAAAGCACCAGCAGATGGAAGACCACTACTTCGGTAGCATTCCGGCACGCATCATCAACTTCATGAACGACGTGGAAAAGGAACTCTGGAAACTCGGCATTCCGGCCAAGACCCGCCACAACGAAGTCGCTCCGGCCCAGTTCGAACTTGCTCCGATGTTCGAAGAAGTGAACCTCGCCTGCGACCACAACATGCAGATTATGGAAGTGCTCCGCCAGGTCGCCGACCGTCACGGCCTCGTGTGCCTGCTGCACGAAAAGCCGTTTGCCGGCATCAACGGTTCCGGCAAGCATAACAACTGGTCTGTGAACTACGGCAAGACGAACCTCTTGAACCCGGGCAAGGACCCGCACCAGAACGCCATCTTCCTCACCACGCTCTGCGCAGTGATCTACGCTGTCGACACCCACGCTGACCTGCTCCGTATGGCTGTCGCTAGCGCCGGTAACGACCACCGTCTCGGTGCCAACGAAGCTCCTCCGGCAATCATCTCCATGTACCTCGGCGACCAGCTCGCCGACGTTATCGACCAGCTCGAAAAGGGCGATCCGAAGTCCAGCAAGCAGGCCGGTGCACTGAAGCTCGGTTCTGACACTCTCCCGCCGCTCCCGCGCGACGCTACCGACCGTAACCGTACATCGCCCTTTGCCTTCACCGGCAACAAGTTCGAATTCCGCGCTCCGGGTTCTAGCCAGAGCTGCTCCGAACCGAACGTCATCCTCAACACGATTGTGGCCGAAGCCTTCGACCTCATCGCCGACAAGCTCGCCAATGTTTCTGCCGACAAGTTCCACGAAGAACTGCAGAACCTTTTGCAGAAGATCGTCAAGGAACACAAGCGCGTTATCTTCAACGGCAACGGCTACACCGACGAATGGGTGGAAGAAGCTGCCAAGCGCGGCCTCCCGAACATCCGCACCACCATGGAAGCCCTCCAGGCTCTCAACAAGAAGGAAAATGTGGCCCTGTTCGAAAAGTACGGCGTGTTCAACAAGCGCGAACTCGACTCCCGTTACGAAGTCAACATGGAAGATTACCACAAGAAGATTCACATCGAAGGCAAGATCGCATTCGACATTGCAAAGAACGTGGTGCTTCCGCAGGTGCTCTGCGCCTACAGCAACGCCCTCAAGACCAACGAATTGGCTAAGGGCCAGGGCTTCTACGCGGTAGACGGTTACGCTCGCGAACTTGGCGAAAAACTCAAGGAACTCGAAGCCGCTGTCGCCCAGATGGAAACCGCTCTCGGCGAAAAGCACGAAGTCATCCTCGATGCCATGGCAAACCTCCGCATTATCGTCGACAAGATCGAAAGCATCGTGCCCGACGAGAAGTGGCCGCTGCCGAAGTACAGAGAGATGTTATTCATCTACTAA
- a CDS encoding FISUMP domain-containing protein encodes MKFLLSIAVIFVAVSLSHAITSIPINGIKASTTLPDLGQKSYRPENMIMKKNVHPFYQVWAAKYKDNPITLEFLVEAQELDVITLYNGYMRDSSSYTNYSQAKTIRIYQNTTDNLVKTVTLLKPQWGGYKIHRPDIVVFEKPLKNVFKIIIEIDDIYPGKIYQDVCIALVKFWGFPRIPRKLNAGQVTDVRDGQVYNTIKVGGQIWMAEDLRHKTPGSRPFIDASKPNLKLPKDAGLEYPESDINNRICPEGWRLPLESEFANLKSSLPESATFDDFFSTANRRPFYAIYEKGNSGIDPALLTDVEEFFYPTDAYGFNFSRLTRRYYDQQCIEESGGEKFAFASYWTYDAKEIPLWPDEDGNVEVKKLRFYRFGGTDYCEAMLCTENYHFVRCIMAPDPVDPNAIADSSATDSSEAPANLNAESSEAAAPADSF; translated from the coding sequence ATGAAGTTCCTTTTGAGCATAGCCGTCATTTTTGTCGCTGTTTCGTTGTCTCATGCGATCACCTCAATCCCCATTAACGGAATCAAGGCTTCGACAACACTGCCCGACCTGGGACAAAAATCCTACAGACCCGAAAACATGATCATGAAAAAGAACGTTCACCCGTTCTATCAGGTTTGGGCGGCCAAGTACAAGGACAACCCCATCACATTGGAATTTCTTGTAGAAGCGCAGGAACTCGACGTCATTACGCTATACAACGGTTACATGCGCGATTCGTCTTCGTACACGAACTACAGCCAGGCAAAGACCATCAGGATTTACCAAAATACAACAGACAATCTTGTAAAGACGGTCACGCTCCTGAAACCACAGTGGGGCGGCTACAAAATACACCGTCCCGACATTGTCGTCTTTGAAAAGCCCCTCAAGAACGTTTTCAAGATTATTATCGAAATCGATGACATTTATCCGGGTAAAATTTATCAGGACGTCTGCATCGCGCTAGTCAAGTTCTGGGGATTTCCCAGGATTCCGCGTAAGCTCAACGCGGGGCAGGTGACCGATGTGCGCGACGGACAAGTGTACAACACCATCAAGGTTGGCGGCCAGATATGGATGGCCGAAGATTTGCGACACAAGACCCCTGGGAGCAGACCCTTCATAGACGCAAGCAAGCCTAATCTGAAACTTCCCAAGGACGCAGGCCTCGAATATCCGGAATCCGACATCAACAATAGGATATGCCCCGAAGGCTGGCGCCTTCCGCTGGAATCCGAATTTGCAAACCTGAAATCGTCATTGCCCGAATCGGCGACCTTCGACGACTTTTTCTCCACCGCAAACCGCAGACCTTTCTACGCCATCTACGAAAAGGGAAACTCCGGCATTGACCCCGCACTTTTGACCGACGTGGAAGAATTCTTCTACCCGACCGACGCTTACGGCTTCAACTTTTCCAGATTGACGCGCCGTTACTACGACCAGCAATGCATCGAAGAAAGTGGCGGTGAAAAATTCGCTTTTGCCTCTTACTGGACCTACGACGCCAAGGAAATTCCTCTTTGGCCCGACGAAGACGGAAACGTCGAAGTCAAAAAGCTCCGGTTCTATCGTTTCGGCGGCACCGATTACTGCGAAGCGATGCTTTGTACCGAGAATTACCACTTTGTACGTTGCATCATGGCGCCCGACCCTGTCGATCCCAATGCAATTGCCGATTCCAGCGCGACCGACTCGAGCGAAGCCCCCGCTAACCTTAATGCAGAGTCTTCCGAAGCGGCTGCTCCTGCAGATTCCTTCTAA
- a CDS encoding biopolymer transporter ExbD → MAKRTRRIRPDMTPLIDCVFLLLVFFLVTSVFKQDESVLKLILPETQTETKRDTPEGLYIELSETELAFNGQRGTPDELREKAATVQNKKSPVAIKIDKGTTYERIAVILDILQVQKLYNIQLINEMESAE, encoded by the coding sequence ATGGCCAAGCGAACTCGCCGAATCCGCCCCGACATGACGCCGCTTATCGACTGCGTCTTCTTGCTGCTGGTGTTCTTCCTGGTGACATCGGTATTCAAGCAGGACGAATCGGTGCTCAAGCTGATTCTGCCCGAAACGCAGACCGAAACCAAGCGCGACACGCCCGAAGGGCTGTACATTGAGCTTTCCGAGACGGAACTCGCCTTTAACGGTCAGCGTGGCACTCCCGATGAACTTCGCGAAAAGGCCGCTACGGTGCAGAACAAGAAATCCCCTGTCGCCATCAAGATCGACAAGGGGACGACTTACGAACGCATCGCCGTTATTCTCGATATTTTACAGGTGCAAAAGCTGTACAATATCCAACTGATTAACGAGATGGAAAGCGCGGAATAA
- a CDS encoding MotA/TolQ/ExbB proton channel family protein, whose protein sequence is MNYILDFIQQGGVIAYVLVAMNFVGYSIIVWKIISLILFNRSIRKRLPSKILHRVVSHNTDHHIIMESIRTEIALAFSPLQKGMTTIENIASISPLLGLLGTVFGIFNAFSVIAVSGLSDAGAFATGIKLALITTVIGLVVAIPHVIAFNYLNASMESEQDNVENDVLLQLGRILKEKDHLRSQNEDA, encoded by the coding sequence ATGAACTACATCTTAGACTTTATCCAACAGGGTGGCGTTATCGCCTACGTACTCGTGGCGATGAATTTCGTCGGCTATTCCATCATCGTATGGAAAATCATCTCGCTGATTCTCTTTAACAGGAGCATCCGCAAGCGCCTTCCATCCAAGATTTTGCACCGCGTGGTGAGCCACAATACCGACCACCACATCATCATGGAAAGCATCCGCACCGAAATCGCGCTCGCCTTCTCGCCGCTGCAAAAAGGCATGACTACGATTGAAAACATCGCGAGCATTTCTCCGCTGCTCGGCCTTTTGGGTACGGTGTTCGGCATTTTCAACGCCTTCAGCGTTATCGCCGTTTCGGGTCTTTCAGACGCAGGCGCATTCGCCACAGGCATCAAGCTCGCCCTCATTACGACGGTGATTGGCCTCGTGGTTGCCATTCCGCATGTGATCGCATTCAACTACCTGAACGCCAGCATGGAATCGGAACAGGACAACGTTGAAAACGATGTACTCTTGCAGCTCGGCCGCATTCTCAAGGAAAAGGACCACCTCCGTTCCCAAAACGAGGATGCATAA